One Eubalaena glacialis isolate mEubGla1 chromosome 11, mEubGla1.1.hap2.+ XY, whole genome shotgun sequence DNA segment encodes these proteins:
- the NCAPD2 gene encoding condensin complex subunit 1 isoform X3, producing the protein MSPHLYEFHLPLSPEELLKSGGVNQYVVQEVLSIRHLPSHLKAFQAAFRAQGPLAMLEHFDTIYSILHHFRSIDPGLKEDTLEFLIKVVSRHSQELPTILDDATLSGSDRSAHLNALKMNCYALICLLESFETMTSQTSLMDLDLGGKGRKARAKATHGFDWEEERQPILQLLTQLLQLDIRHLWSHSIIEEEFVCLVTGCCYRLLENPTISHQKNRSTREAITHLLGVALTRYNHMLSATVKIIQMLQHFEHLASVLVAAVSLWATDYGMKSIVGEIVREIGQKCPQELSRDPSGAKGFAAFLTELAERVPAILMSSMCILLDHLDGEVLNGDQLEAAARDTRDQFLDTLQAHGHDVSSFVRSRVLQLFTRIVQQKALPLTRFQAVVALAVGRLADKSVLVCKNAIQLLASFLANNPFSCKLSDTDLAGPLQKETQKLQEMRAQRRAAAASAVLDPGEEWEAMLPELKATLQQLLKLPQEGEGMPEEVAETETAEEVEGRIRRLLAKASYKQAIILTREAIGHFQESEPFCHMDPEESEKTGFLNLLGTIFKGPAAPTQEKNPQGAAGNLGPGETGCKDKPSVSEPEKCRENDELVKQEMLVQYLQDAYSFSLKITEAIGIISKMMYEHTTTVVQEVIEFFVMVFQFGVPQALFGVRRMLPLIWSKEPGVREAVLNAYRQLYLKPKGDSARAKAQTLIHNLSLLLVDASVGTVQCLEEILCEFVQKDELKPAVTQVLWERATKKVPCSPLERCSSVMLLGMMARGKPEIVGSNLDILVSIGLDEKLPQDYRLAQQVCHAIANISDRRKPSLGKRHPPFRLPQEHCLFERLQETVTKGVVRPDPLWIPFKEAAVTLIYQLAEGPEVICARMLQGCAKQALEKLGEKSTPQEAPKDTPVLPTLLLMNLLSLAGDVALQQLVHLEQAVSGELCRRRVLREEQEHKTKEPKEKNPSSEATMEEEMGLVGATADDTEAELIRGICELELLDGKQTLAAFVPLLLKVCNNPGLYSNPELSAAASLALAKFCMIGATFCDSQLRLLFTMLEKSSLPIVRSNLMIATGDLAIRFPNLVDPWTPHLYARLRDPAQQVRKTAGLVMTHLILKDMVKVKGQVSEMAVLLIDPAPQIAALAKNFFNELSHKGNAIYNLLPDIISRLSAPEGGVEEEPFHTIMKQLLSYITKDKQTESLVEKLCQRFRTAQTERQYRDLAYCVSQLPLAERGLRKVLENFDCFGDKLSDESIFSAFLSVVGKLRRGAKPEGKAVIDEFEQKLRACHTRGLDAIEELEIGQAGSQRAPSARKQPAVSRHRHLASAASHSDFVTPEPRRTTRWHPNSQQRVSRKKLRIVFSSDESSEEEPSAEMTEDETPKKTTPIRRASAHRHRS; encoded by the exons CATTTCAGGCTGCCTTTCGAGCTCAGGGGCCCCTGGCTATGCTGGAGCATTTTGATACCATCTACAGCATTCTGCA TCACTTTCGAAGTATAGACCCTGGCCTCAAGGAAGATACTCTGGAATTCCTGATAAAAG TGGTATCCCGCCACTCCCAGGAACTTCCCACCATCTTGGATGATGCAACTTTGAGTGGGTCAGATAGAAGCGCACACCTAAATGCCCTCAAGATGAACTGCTATGCTCTCATATGCCTCTTGGAATCCTTTGAGACCATGACCAGCCAGACAAGCCTCATGGACCTGGACCTTGGTGGGAAG GGTAGGAAAGCCCGGGCCAAGGCAACCCATGGCTTTGACTGGGAAGAAGAGAGGCAACCAATTCTTCAGCTTTTAACACAGCTGCTCCAGTTGGACATCCGTCACCTGTGGAGTCACTCAATAATCGAAGAGGAGTTTGTCTG TTTGGTTACTGGCTGCTGCTACCGCCTCCTGGAGAACCCCACCATTAGTCACCAGAAGAACCGCTCCACCCGGGAAGCCATAACACACCTGCTTGGTGTCGCCTTGACACGTTATAACCATATGCTGA GTGCCACTGTGAAGATCATCCAGATGCTGCAGCACTTTGAACACCTGGCATCTGTACTGGTGGCAGCTGTGAGTCTGTGGGCAACTGATTATGGAATGAAGAGCATAGTAGGAGAGATTGTAAG AGAGATTGGACAGAAGTGTCCCCAGGAGTTGAGTCGGGACCCTTCAGGGGCAAAGGGCTTTGCTGCCTTCCTGACAGAACTAGCGGAGCGTGTCCCGGCCATCCTGATGTCCAGCATGTGCATTCTACTAGATCATCTGGATGGAGAG GTTCTGAACGGGGATCAGCTGGAGGCGGCAGCCCGAGACACCCGAGACCAGTTCTTGGACACCTTGCAGGCCCACGGCCACGACGTTAGCTCCTTTGTGCGGAGCCGTGTTTTGCAACTCTTTACCCGAATCGTCCAGCAGAAG GCTCTGCCCCTGACACGTTTCCAGGCAGTGGTGGCCTTAGCAGTGGGGCGTCTGGCAGACAAGTCGGTGCTGGTTTGTAAAAACGCCATCCAGCTGCTGGCCAGTTTTCTCGCCAATAATCCCTTTTCCTGCAAG CTTAGTGATACTGACCTCGCTGGACCGCTGCAGAAGGAAACCCAGAAATTACAAGAGATGAGGGCCCAGAGGCGAGCTGCAGCTGCTT CAGCAGTGCTGGACCCAGGGGAGGAGTGGGAAGCCATGCTGCCAGAGTTGAAGGCTACCCTGCAGCAGCTGCTGAAGCTTCCCCAGGAAGGAGAGGGGATGCCTGAGGAGGTTGCCGAAACAGAGACGGCGGAAGAGGTGGAAGGACGCATCCGTCGATTGCTAGCCAAAGCTAGTTACAA GCAGGCCATCATTCTCACTCGAGAAGCCATAGGCCACTTCCAGGAATCTGAACCCTTCTGTCATATGGACCCAGAGGAGTCAGAGAAGACCGGGTTCCTGAATCTCTTAGGAACTATCTTCAAAG GCCCAGCAGCTCCCACACAGGAGAAGAATCCCCAGGGGGCTGCGGGGAACTTGGGCCCAGGAGAGACTGGCTGTAAAGACAAGCCCAGTGTGTCAGAGCCTGAGAAATGCAGGGAAAACGATGAGCTGGTGAAGCAGGAGATGCTGGTGCAGTATCTGCAGGATGCCTACAGCTTCTCTCTGAAGATCACAGAGGCCATTGGCATCATAAGCAAGATGATGTATGAACACACAACTACAG TGGTACAGGAGGTGATTGAATTCTTTGTGATGGTGTTCCAATTTGGGGTACCCCAGGCCCTGTTTGGGGTGCGCCGCATGCTGCCTCTCATCTGGTCGAAGGAGCCTGGTGTCCGGGAAGCTGTGCTGAACGCCTACCGCCAACTTTACCTCAAACCTAAGGGGGATTCTGCCAG AGCCAAGGCCCAGACTTTGATTCACAATCTCTCTTTGCTGCTAGTGGATGCCTCAGTTGGGACCGTTCAGTGTCTTGAGGAAATT ctCTGTGAGTTTGTGCAGAAGGATGAATTGAAACCAGCAGTGACCCAAGTGCTATGGGAGCGGGCAACCAAGAAGGTGCCCTGCTCTCCTCTGGAGCGCTGTTCCTCTGTCATGCTTCTTGGGATGATGGCACG AGGAAAACCAGAAATTGTGGGAAGCAACTTAGACATACTGGTGAGCATAGGGCTGGATGAGAAGCTTCCACAGGACTACAGGTTGGCCCAACAGGTGTGCCATGCCATTGCCAACATCTCTGACAGGAGGAAG CCTTCTCTGGGCAAACGTCACCCTCCCTTCCGGCTGCCTCAGGAACACTGCTTGTTTGAGCGACTGCAGGAGACGGTCACGAAAG GCGTTGTCCGCCCAGACCCACTCTGGATCCCATTCAAGGAGGCGGCAGTGACCCTCATTTACCAGCTGGCAGAGGGCCCCGAGGTGATCTGTGCCCGGATGCTGCAGGGCTGTGCAAAGCAGGCCCTGGAGAAGCTGGGAGAGAAGAGCACCCCCCAGGAGGCCCCGA AGGACACCCCCGTGCTCCCCACTTTGCTGTTGATGAACCTGCTGTCCCTGGCCGGGGACGTGGCTCTGCAGCAGCTGGTGCATCTGGAGCAGGCGGTGAGTGGGGAGCTCTGTCGGCGCCGAGTTCTCCGGGAAGAACAGGAGCATAAGACGAAAGAACCAAAGGAGAAG AATCCAAGCTCTGAGGCCACcatggaggaggagatggggctGGTTGGGGCTACGGCTGATGACACCGAGGCAGAACTCATCCGCGGCATCTGTGAGCTGGAGCTGCTAGATG GCAAACAGACACTGGCTGCCTTTGTTCCACTTCTGCTTAAAGTCTGCAACAACCCTGGTCTCTATAGCAACCCAGAGCTCTCTGCAGCTGCTTCACTTGCCCTCGCCAAGTTCTGCATGATCGG TGCCACTTTCTGTGACTCCCAGCTTCGGCTTCTGTTCACCATGCTAGAAAAGTCGTCACTCCCCATCGTTCGATCTAACCTCATGATTGCTACTGGGGATCTGGCCATCCGCTTCCCCAACCTGGTGGACCCCTGGACACCTCATCTGTATGCTCG TCTCCGGGACCCCGCTCAGCAAGTGCGGAAAACAGCTGGGCTGGTGATGACCCACCTGATCCTGAAGGACATGGTGAAGGTGAAGGGGCAGGTGAGCGAGATGGCCGTGCTGCTCATCGACCCTGCCCCTCAGATCGCTGCCCTGGCCAAGAACTTCTTCAATGAGCTCTCCCACAAG GGCAATGCAATCTATAACCTCCTTCCAGATATCATCAGCCGCCTGTCAGCCCCTGAGGGAGGAGTGGAGGAGGAGCCTTTCCACACCATcatgaa GCAGCTCCTTTCCTACATCACCAAGGACAAGCAGACCGAGAGCTTGGTGGAGAAGCTGTGTCAGCGGTTCCGCACGGCCCA GACCGAGCGCCAGTACCGGGACCTGGCCTACTGCGTGTCACAGCTGCCCCTCGCAGAGCGGGGCCTCCGCAAGGTGCTGGAAAACTTTGACTGCTTTGGAGATAAACTGTCAGACGAGTCCATCTTCAGCGCCTTTTTGTCCGTTGTGGGCAAGTTGCGGCGTGGAGCCAAGCCCGAGGGCAAG GCTGTAATAGATGAATTTGAGCAGAAGCTTCGGGCCTGTCACACCAGAGGTTTGGATGCAATAGAGGAACTTGAGATTGGCCAAGCGGGTAGCCAGAGAGCCCCATCAGCCAGGAAACAGCCTGCTG TCTCTAGACACCGGCATCTGGCTTCTGCAGCGTCACACAGTGACTTTGTCACACCTGAGCCTCGCCGTACTACCCGATGGCATCCAAACTCCCAGCAGCGAGTTTCAAGAAAGAAACTCAGAATCGTCTTCTCAAGTGATGAGTCCAGCGAGGAAG AACCGTCAGCAGAGATGACAGAAGATGAGACACCCAAGAAAACCACCCCCATCCGCCGAGCATCTGCTCACAGGCACAGGTCCTAG
- the NCAPD2 gene encoding condensin complex subunit 1 isoform X2: protein MSPHLYEFHLPLSPEELLKSGGVNQYVVQEVLSIRHLPSHLKAFQAAFRAQGPLAMLEHFDTIYSILHHFRSIDPGLKEDTLEFLIKVVSRHSQELPTILDDATLSGSDRSAHLNALKMNCYALICLLESFETMTSQTSLMDLDLGGKGRKARAKATHGFDWEEERQPILQLLTQLLQLDIRHLWSHSIIEEEFVCLVTGCCYRLLENPTISHQKNRSTREAITHLLGVALTRYNHMLSATVKIIQMLQHFEHLASVLVAAVSLWATDYGMKSIVGEIVREIGQKCPQELSRDPSGAKGFAAFLTELAERVPAILMSSMCILLDHLDGENYMMRNAVLAAMAEMVLQVLNGDQLEAAARDTRDQFLDTLQAHGHDVSSFVRSRVLQLFTRIVQQKALPLTRFQAVVALAVGRLADKSVLVCKNAIQLLASFLANNPFSCKLSDTDLAGPLQKETQKLQEMRAQRRAAAASVLDPGEEWEAMLPELKATLQQLLKLPQEGEGMPEEVAETETAEEVEGRIRRLLAKASYKQAIILTREAIGHFQESEPFCHMDPEESEKTGFLNLLGTIFKGPAAPTQEKNPQGAAGNLGPGETGCKDKPSVSEPEKCRENDELVKQEMLVQYLQDAYSFSLKITEAIGIISKMMYEHTTTVVQEVIEFFVMVFQFGVPQALFGVRRMLPLIWSKEPGVREAVLNAYRQLYLKPKGDSARAKAQTLIHNLSLLLVDASVGTVQCLEEILCEFVQKDELKPAVTQVLWERATKKVPCSPLERCSSVMLLGMMARGKPEIVGSNLDILVSIGLDEKLPQDYRLAQQVCHAIANISDRRKPSLGKRHPPFRLPQEHCLFERLQETVTKGVVRPDPLWIPFKEAAVTLIYQLAEGPEVICARMLQGCAKQALEKLGEKSTPQEAPKDTPVLPTLLLMNLLSLAGDVALQQLVHLEQAVSGELCRRRVLREEQEHKTKEPKEKNPSSEATMEEEMGLVGATADDTEAELIRGICELELLDGKQTLAAFVPLLLKVCNNPGLYSNPELSAAASLALAKFCMIGATFCDSQLRLLFTMLEKSSLPIVRSNLMIATGDLAIRFPNLVDPWTPHLYARLRDPAQQVRKTAGLVMTHLILKDMVKVKGQVSEMAVLLIDPAPQIAALAKNFFNELSHKGNAIYNLLPDIISRLSAPEGGVEEEPFHTIMKQLLSYITKDKQTESLVEKLCQRFRTAQTERQYRDLAYCVSQLPLAERGLRKVLENFDCFGDKLSDESIFSAFLSVVGKLRRGAKPEGKAVIDEFEQKLRACHTRGLDAIEELEIGQAGSQRAPSARKQPAVSRHRHLASAASHSDFVTPEPRRTTRWHPNSQQRVSRKKLRIVFSSDESSEEEPSAEMTEDETPKKTTPIRRASAHRHRS from the exons CATTTCAGGCTGCCTTTCGAGCTCAGGGGCCCCTGGCTATGCTGGAGCATTTTGATACCATCTACAGCATTCTGCA TCACTTTCGAAGTATAGACCCTGGCCTCAAGGAAGATACTCTGGAATTCCTGATAAAAG TGGTATCCCGCCACTCCCAGGAACTTCCCACCATCTTGGATGATGCAACTTTGAGTGGGTCAGATAGAAGCGCACACCTAAATGCCCTCAAGATGAACTGCTATGCTCTCATATGCCTCTTGGAATCCTTTGAGACCATGACCAGCCAGACAAGCCTCATGGACCTGGACCTTGGTGGGAAG GGTAGGAAAGCCCGGGCCAAGGCAACCCATGGCTTTGACTGGGAAGAAGAGAGGCAACCAATTCTTCAGCTTTTAACACAGCTGCTCCAGTTGGACATCCGTCACCTGTGGAGTCACTCAATAATCGAAGAGGAGTTTGTCTG TTTGGTTACTGGCTGCTGCTACCGCCTCCTGGAGAACCCCACCATTAGTCACCAGAAGAACCGCTCCACCCGGGAAGCCATAACACACCTGCTTGGTGTCGCCTTGACACGTTATAACCATATGCTGA GTGCCACTGTGAAGATCATCCAGATGCTGCAGCACTTTGAACACCTGGCATCTGTACTGGTGGCAGCTGTGAGTCTGTGGGCAACTGATTATGGAATGAAGAGCATAGTAGGAGAGATTGTAAG AGAGATTGGACAGAAGTGTCCCCAGGAGTTGAGTCGGGACCCTTCAGGGGCAAAGGGCTTTGCTGCCTTCCTGACAGAACTAGCGGAGCGTGTCCCGGCCATCCTGATGTCCAGCATGTGCATTCTACTAGATCATCTGGATGGAGAG AATTACATGATGCGCAATGCCGTGCTGGCGGCTATGGCAGAGATGGTGCTGCAGGTTCTGAACGGGGATCAGCTGGAGGCGGCAGCCCGAGACACCCGAGACCAGTTCTTGGACACCTTGCAGGCCCACGGCCACGACGTTAGCTCCTTTGTGCGGAGCCGTGTTTTGCAACTCTTTACCCGAATCGTCCAGCAGAAG GCTCTGCCCCTGACACGTTTCCAGGCAGTGGTGGCCTTAGCAGTGGGGCGTCTGGCAGACAAGTCGGTGCTGGTTTGTAAAAACGCCATCCAGCTGCTGGCCAGTTTTCTCGCCAATAATCCCTTTTCCTGCAAG CTTAGTGATACTGACCTCGCTGGACCGCTGCAGAAGGAAACCCAGAAATTACAAGAGATGAGGGCCCAGAGGCGAGCTGCAGCTGCTT CAGTGCTGGACCCAGGGGAGGAGTGGGAAGCCATGCTGCCAGAGTTGAAGGCTACCCTGCAGCAGCTGCTGAAGCTTCCCCAGGAAGGAGAGGGGATGCCTGAGGAGGTTGCCGAAACAGAGACGGCGGAAGAGGTGGAAGGACGCATCCGTCGATTGCTAGCCAAAGCTAGTTACAA GCAGGCCATCATTCTCACTCGAGAAGCCATAGGCCACTTCCAGGAATCTGAACCCTTCTGTCATATGGACCCAGAGGAGTCAGAGAAGACCGGGTTCCTGAATCTCTTAGGAACTATCTTCAAAG GCCCAGCAGCTCCCACACAGGAGAAGAATCCCCAGGGGGCTGCGGGGAACTTGGGCCCAGGAGAGACTGGCTGTAAAGACAAGCCCAGTGTGTCAGAGCCTGAGAAATGCAGGGAAAACGATGAGCTGGTGAAGCAGGAGATGCTGGTGCAGTATCTGCAGGATGCCTACAGCTTCTCTCTGAAGATCACAGAGGCCATTGGCATCATAAGCAAGATGATGTATGAACACACAACTACAG TGGTACAGGAGGTGATTGAATTCTTTGTGATGGTGTTCCAATTTGGGGTACCCCAGGCCCTGTTTGGGGTGCGCCGCATGCTGCCTCTCATCTGGTCGAAGGAGCCTGGTGTCCGGGAAGCTGTGCTGAACGCCTACCGCCAACTTTACCTCAAACCTAAGGGGGATTCTGCCAG AGCCAAGGCCCAGACTTTGATTCACAATCTCTCTTTGCTGCTAGTGGATGCCTCAGTTGGGACCGTTCAGTGTCTTGAGGAAATT ctCTGTGAGTTTGTGCAGAAGGATGAATTGAAACCAGCAGTGACCCAAGTGCTATGGGAGCGGGCAACCAAGAAGGTGCCCTGCTCTCCTCTGGAGCGCTGTTCCTCTGTCATGCTTCTTGGGATGATGGCACG AGGAAAACCAGAAATTGTGGGAAGCAACTTAGACATACTGGTGAGCATAGGGCTGGATGAGAAGCTTCCACAGGACTACAGGTTGGCCCAACAGGTGTGCCATGCCATTGCCAACATCTCTGACAGGAGGAAG CCTTCTCTGGGCAAACGTCACCCTCCCTTCCGGCTGCCTCAGGAACACTGCTTGTTTGAGCGACTGCAGGAGACGGTCACGAAAG GCGTTGTCCGCCCAGACCCACTCTGGATCCCATTCAAGGAGGCGGCAGTGACCCTCATTTACCAGCTGGCAGAGGGCCCCGAGGTGATCTGTGCCCGGATGCTGCAGGGCTGTGCAAAGCAGGCCCTGGAGAAGCTGGGAGAGAAGAGCACCCCCCAGGAGGCCCCGA AGGACACCCCCGTGCTCCCCACTTTGCTGTTGATGAACCTGCTGTCCCTGGCCGGGGACGTGGCTCTGCAGCAGCTGGTGCATCTGGAGCAGGCGGTGAGTGGGGAGCTCTGTCGGCGCCGAGTTCTCCGGGAAGAACAGGAGCATAAGACGAAAGAACCAAAGGAGAAG AATCCAAGCTCTGAGGCCACcatggaggaggagatggggctGGTTGGGGCTACGGCTGATGACACCGAGGCAGAACTCATCCGCGGCATCTGTGAGCTGGAGCTGCTAGATG GCAAACAGACACTGGCTGCCTTTGTTCCACTTCTGCTTAAAGTCTGCAACAACCCTGGTCTCTATAGCAACCCAGAGCTCTCTGCAGCTGCTTCACTTGCCCTCGCCAAGTTCTGCATGATCGG TGCCACTTTCTGTGACTCCCAGCTTCGGCTTCTGTTCACCATGCTAGAAAAGTCGTCACTCCCCATCGTTCGATCTAACCTCATGATTGCTACTGGGGATCTGGCCATCCGCTTCCCCAACCTGGTGGACCCCTGGACACCTCATCTGTATGCTCG TCTCCGGGACCCCGCTCAGCAAGTGCGGAAAACAGCTGGGCTGGTGATGACCCACCTGATCCTGAAGGACATGGTGAAGGTGAAGGGGCAGGTGAGCGAGATGGCCGTGCTGCTCATCGACCCTGCCCCTCAGATCGCTGCCCTGGCCAAGAACTTCTTCAATGAGCTCTCCCACAAG GGCAATGCAATCTATAACCTCCTTCCAGATATCATCAGCCGCCTGTCAGCCCCTGAGGGAGGAGTGGAGGAGGAGCCTTTCCACACCATcatgaa GCAGCTCCTTTCCTACATCACCAAGGACAAGCAGACCGAGAGCTTGGTGGAGAAGCTGTGTCAGCGGTTCCGCACGGCCCA GACCGAGCGCCAGTACCGGGACCTGGCCTACTGCGTGTCACAGCTGCCCCTCGCAGAGCGGGGCCTCCGCAAGGTGCTGGAAAACTTTGACTGCTTTGGAGATAAACTGTCAGACGAGTCCATCTTCAGCGCCTTTTTGTCCGTTGTGGGCAAGTTGCGGCGTGGAGCCAAGCCCGAGGGCAAG GCTGTAATAGATGAATTTGAGCAGAAGCTTCGGGCCTGTCACACCAGAGGTTTGGATGCAATAGAGGAACTTGAGATTGGCCAAGCGGGTAGCCAGAGAGCCCCATCAGCCAGGAAACAGCCTGCTG TCTCTAGACACCGGCATCTGGCTTCTGCAGCGTCACACAGTGACTTTGTCACACCTGAGCCTCGCCGTACTACCCGATGGCATCCAAACTCCCAGCAGCGAGTTTCAAGAAAGAAACTCAGAATCGTCTTCTCAAGTGATGAGTCCAGCGAGGAAG AACCGTCAGCAGAGATGACAGAAGATGAGACACCCAAGAAAACCACCCCCATCCGCCGAGCATCTGCTCACAGGCACAGGTCCTAG